A single Acidobacteriota bacterium DNA region contains:
- a CDS encoding tetratricopeptide repeat protein, whose translation MNRNRSFEITKRLGSNPNHLKIILFLTLFLFLFNYSFSDDFLNSYKKGLRALNIKSYDDAIYHFTKSIKSWRKSWGRLTLSIVYNIRGIAYTEIQKYENALEDFNEAIKLNPKYEEAFNNRGIVCYNKRDYERAVEDLQKLSD comes from the coding sequence GTGAATAGGAATAGGAGTTTTGAAATAACAAAGAGGTTGGGTTCTAACCCAAATCATCTTAAAATAATCCTTTTTCTCACACTCTTTCTCTTTTTATTTAATTATTCTTTCTCCGATGATTTTTTAAATTCATATAAAAAAGGTCTAAGAGCCCTTAACATCAAAAGTTACGATGATGCAATATATCATTTTACAAAATCAATCAAATCCTGGAGAAAATCATGGGGAAGACTAACCCTTTCAATAGTTTATAACATTCGTGGAATTGCCTATACTGAAATACAAAAATATGAGAATGCATTAGAAGATTTTAATGAAGCAATAAAGCTAAACCCAAAATATGAGGAAGCATTCAACAATCGAGGTATTGTATGCTACAATAAAAGAGATTATGAAAGAGCGGTAGAGGATTTACAGAAGCTATCAGATTGA
- a CDS encoding tetratricopeptide repeat protein has protein sequence MKREYPEEFFSRGICFEKNEAYQKAIDDFSEVIKLNPVDAEAFYRRGVSYYHKGEDEKATSDLKKAVDLGHSSARKFLKDIIILIITEWLEIVRI, from the coding sequence TTGAAAAGAGAATATCCGGAAGAATTTTTCAGCAGAGGTATTTGTTTTGAGAAAAATGAGGCGTATCAAAAAGCAATCGATGATTTTAGTGAAGTAATAAAACTAAATCCTGTTGATGCTGAAGCTTTCTACAGACGTGGCGTTAGCTATTATCATAAGGGAGAAGATGAGAAGGCTACATCAGATTTAAAGAAAGCAGTAGATTTAGGACATTCTTCAGCAAGAAAATTTCTGAAGGATATTATAATATTGATTATTACTGAATGGCTTGAAATTGTAAGGATTTAA